The proteins below are encoded in one region of Patescibacteria group bacterium:
- the mltG gene encoding endolytic transglycosylase MltG, giving the protein MKRLILAGGLLVLLVIGTAFWWKVSLLPVNTSDKTNLTFVVAKGDTVREVSNNLKEKGLIRNQIVYFLLVRLGLEKNPQAGTFELTPAMSTPEIAKALTFGMEEQVKITIPEGWRSSEIISYLQKQGLSEPVGTWNEEGKYFPETYLVPRTATIDSVRQLMRQTFDARVASVTPQQLIVASMVEREAKHPQDRPLIASVIYNRLEAGMSLDIDATVQYALGYWKQNLTLDDLKIKSLYNTYQNAGLPPGPISNPGLASIQAAINPAKTDYLYYVADKNGVSHFAKTLQEHNANVANYVQ; this is encoded by the coding sequence ATGAAAAGGCTAATTCTGGCCGGCGGGCTCCTCGTGCTTCTGGTTATCGGGACTGCTTTTTGGTGGAAAGTTTCCCTCCTGCCGGTGAATACTTCGGACAAAACTAACCTGACTTTTGTGGTCGCCAAAGGCGATACCGTCAGGGAAGTTTCCAATAACCTCAAAGAAAAAGGGCTTATTCGTAACCAGATTGTTTATTTTCTCTTGGTCCGGCTGGGGCTGGAAAAAAATCCGCAGGCAGGAACCTTTGAACTTACCCCGGCCATGAGTACTCCCGAAATTGCCAAAGCGTTGACTTTTGGCATGGAAGAACAGGTGAAAATTACTATTCCTGAAGGCTGGCGAAGTTCAGAAATCATTAGTTACCTGCAAAAACAAGGTCTTTCCGAGCCTGTTGGTACTTGGAACGAAGAGGGAAAATATTTCCCTGAAACTTACTTGGTTCCCCGGACAGCCACCATTGATAGTGTCCGTCAACTGATGCGGCAAACTTTTGACGCAAGAGTCGCCAGTGTTACCCCGCAACAACTAATTGTCGCGTCGATGGTTGAACGGGAAGCCAAACACCCACAGGACCGGCCACTCATTGCCAGTGTCATTTACAACCGCCTGGAAGCAGGGATGTCCTTGGATATTGATGCCACAGTCCAATATGCTCTTGGATACTGGAAACAGAATTTAACTCTCGACGATCTTAAAATTAAATCACTTTACAATACCTACCAAAATGCCGGTTTGCCGCCAGGGCCAATCAGTAATCCAGGCTTGGCTTCTATTCAGGCCGCGATTAATCCGGCCAAGACCGACTATTTATATTATGTGGCCGACAAAAACGGCGTCTCTCATTTTGCCAAAACCCTCCAGGAACACAACGCCAATGTGGCTAATTATGTCCAGTAG
- a CDS encoding sortase, producing MDTYVKGPARVIKPPRRHPKTAGIFSLLLLVLGIFLIFQAAWPVVGWYFFVMPSVSTKIVSPLASTFGPLVRAQEDQSYDPSTWFANSGQVLAAQSAVAKAYTLTIPKLKINGANVVVGGDLKKSLVAWPTSPGPGQWGNNIIFGHSELPQFASPTNYSGIFTFLMDLNEGDDIYINSDGVRYHYQVFDKKVVDPDDISVLEQKFDTSYVTLITCVPPGTIWKRGIIRAKLIQI from the coding sequence ATGGACACTTATGTAAAAGGACCGGCCCGGGTAATTAAGCCTCCCCGTCGGCATCCGAAAACCGCCGGAATTTTCTCACTCCTGTTATTGGTTTTAGGGATTTTTTTAATTTTTCAGGCAGCCTGGCCGGTGGTCGGGTGGTATTTCTTTGTCATGCCGTCGGTAAGTACAAAAATAGTTTCTCCGTTGGCTTCGACCTTTGGGCCGTTAGTCCGGGCGCAGGAGGACCAATCTTATGATCCTTCTACCTGGTTTGCCAATTCAGGTCAAGTATTAGCGGCACAGTCAGCGGTGGCGAAAGCCTATACCCTCACTATCCCGAAATTGAAAATAAACGGTGCTAATGTTGTAGTTGGCGGAGACCTAAAAAAATCTCTGGTTGCCTGGCCGACTTCACCGGGGCCGGGGCAGTGGGGGAATAACATTATTTTCGGCCATTCGGAGCTGCCCCAGTTTGCCAGCCCGACAAATTATTCCGGGATTTTTACTTTTCTCATGGATTTAAACGAAGGTGACGATATTTATATTAATTCCGACGGAGTCCGTTACCATTATCAGGTTTTTGACAAAAAAGTGGTCGATCCGGACGATATTTCCGTTCTGGAGCAAAAATTCGATACCTCTTATGTCACTTTAATCACCTGCGTTCCCCCGGGAACAATCTGGAAACGGGGCATTATCCGGGCTAAATTAATACAGATATGA
- a CDS encoding RuvX/YqgF family protein has protein sequence MILGVDYGESWCGIATSEGSLADPLKTVPTKNIFAEVERLKPEKVVVGISEKNMAKKTLVFVDKLAAWTKMPIETVDETLTSVEAAGIKTKDKQKQHAVAAALILQRYLDNM, from the coding sequence ATGATTCTAGGAGTAGATTATGGTGAAAGCTGGTGCGGTATAGCCACTTCGGAAGGGAGTTTGGCCGATCCGCTTAAAACCGTCCCCACGAAAAATATTTTTGCAGAAGTAGAACGACTAAAGCCTGAAAAAGTGGTGGTGGGTATTTCGGAGAAAAACATGGCCAAAAAGACCCTTGTCTTTGTCGACAAGCTGGCGGCCTGGACAAAAATGCCCATCGAAACGGTCGACGAAACTTTAACCAGCGTGGAAGCGGCCGGAATAAAAACTAAAGATAAGCAAAAACAGCACGCTGTGGCTGCGGCCTTGATTTTGCAGCGTTACTTAGATAACATGTAA